cacgccaacaatttccaagaggactgtaatggaaattgctggacagtttcatactgatgacgaggttctttatggtgtagactaaaataaattgagtttttatAGGTccacgattttattaatattctgacttatattaataaaatcgtaaaCCCAAATTAATTATAGCCCAATACCAAAGCCATACAgtgaatttaaaaatcaaattattggtaggtacctatattatgtaaaaggtAAAAGGGTTCTTAAaacatttaataattttaaacaacaaaaatttacaaaaatataaggaACAAGATATTCATAGAAAAGATATTTTAGACTCAAATGATCATTTCTAAAGTTCTCAGTCTTGATTCGATCCTCTTCTTAGCTTCTTCCGAGATCGGCGTTTGAGGCAACGCAGGAGGTCCCATTTTGAGTCCGCTTACAATCTCCATACCAgccttcatcactggaacccaCCTCCCTGAAATTCATTTCTAAATcaaaagggttctgtacctcaaaagaaaaaaccggccaagtgcaagttaggcttgcgcaacgacggttccgtactacagtcgtattttttcgacattttgcacgataattcagaaactatggtgcgtaaaaataaataaaaatctgttttagaatgcacaggtgaagatcattcatatgataccccacctgatatagttatcttacttctaaaattgaaaatactaaaatatattagttcatgaccacaatttaatttttttgtgtgatgtaaccacaaattcacggttttcagatttttccccgaatgtctgcttacctacctgccaaatttcatgattctaggtcaacggtaagtaccctgtaggtttcttgacagacagacaacaaagtgatcctataagggttccgtttttccttttgaggtacggaaccctaaaaaggaacccttacaggatcactttgttgtctgtatagAATTCTAAGCCCCTGCCggcaatcgaacccgggacctcccactaataagaccacatgtgcttaccactgcgctagggaggtggtcatatcaaccgatagacatccactgctgaacataggtctcttttagggacttccccaacccacagtcttgcgccgcctgaatccagcggctccctgcgattcgttggctgtcgtctatccacctagttggggtcccaaggtgctggaatggcgacctcgcaccggaagacgcagcgttggaagacccccactaggtagacggacgacatcagacgagtcgcagggagtcgctggatccaggcggcgcaagaccgtggcgtgtggaagtccccccaagagacctatgtccagcagtggacgtctattggttgatgatgatgatgatgatgatccaccTAGTGGAAACCTCCAAGGCTCCAACGTTGCGCTTTTCGCTGCTAGGTCATCATTCCAGCACCTATGGGATAGGTAGGAAAATaagtatctattttttttatactcaCCTTCGATGGTAAGAGCCTCTATAGCCAGACTCAATTTCTCTTGAAGCTTCATAACTTTATCAAGAACGGTAGTGTCCACAGTTTCCAATATATTTTGAGCTAGACGCGGGAACAAGTTGAACGTTGTCCCGATACTGGATCTTATGTTTAATAGAGCTGCTGGAGCTATCAACTGTAATGACAAAAAAatcgataagtacctacttagttatcttattttgaaaatttgatgATGTGCAAACACTCAGATGTGCGCacaaccgtgccgtgcagtAGGTACAAGCGAATTTGAACATTAAGGTtctaaacgagttttggcctttgactgtacgCCATGTAGTATGAACCTAACGTGTCTATGGTATAAGCCCCACTCACTGTGTCAGAGCCAAGGAACACCTGCTGGCCCTTCTTCAAGGCTCGCAGCACTTGCGCACACTCGCTCAGGTCGTTGCTCGTGAACTTGATGCCCTTGAAGGTCGGTATGCTCTGTGTAGCTTCCAGCACGAAGGACGGCATATGTACTGAAATAAGAAACTAGTCGAGTGAAAATATTTTGTGAGCACCCTGTATGAATAACAAAATTGAATTGATATAAATTTTACGCTCACTACGCTCGCCTAGGTCTTTGgggtagtttttagggttccgtacctcaaaaggaaaaacgatactcttataagatcactttgctgtctgtctgtctgtcaagaaacctgtaggaaacttcccgttaacctagaatcgtgaaatttgggaggatggtaggtcttatagcagacatgagggggaaaatctgataactgtgaatttatggttacatcacaagaaaaaattaaaatgtgtttatgaacaaattttcaactttcaaagtaagattggtataccaagtggggtaccattatacctaaaacagatttttatttatttttagatataatagtttttgatttatcgagcaaaatgtcgctaaaatacgattgtagtacggaaccctcagtgcgtgagtctgactcgcacttggccggtttcttctACTTTAATTCTATAAAATTAACTTCTTACATaaggtattaaaattaaaatttaatttatagattttatacaaaataacaaGAAAGCGAGTCTAGTAAAACCCTATTAAAATAAGCCACAATTTGGGTTGAGGGCCTTggcagtaggtcgatttcgtagaacctgcatcaatcattatgcgattcttgttgcaacaatgcattgtcaacCAATCTGAtggcgatcgtgacattgtagcttttttatttattaagatacaagttatGAAGGGCCCTTGACTGCActctcacctgttggtaagtgatgatgcaatctaagatggatgcgggctaacctagaaggagtatggcagttttattaaacccatacccctttcgtttctacacggcatcgtacaggaacgctaaatcgcctggcggcacggatttgcccggtagggtggtaactagctacggctaaagcctcccaccagacaaaagctgtcattctaccgcaatcgagcagctgtttAAAGTTGGTGAGGCAAAGTAGGCAGGGCCATCTttaacctaagtacctattagacGCCCTGGGCACTTTAGAATAATTGGGCCCCTATGACCATGACAGAGTAGTGGGTCGGGGGTAAACAAGAAGGAtcgaatataagtcagtcttgactataCTTAACTATTTCTATGGTCCTCTGTTTGAGTGGACCTTTTAacctttgattttatcgaaataaatatgattttcggtaataaaatatcggtcggtcggttatagattggtgatctggcagggactagtgggcccctatctATCGTGGGGCCTGGGCACGTGCCTAGTGGGAAAGATGGGCCtgaaagtaggtattatattttggCAATGTTAATTACTTTGAACGTTAGTAAAGCTGGGTATGTGATAATACAACACTGGCAGGTTGGGCGCGGCGTCCGCGACTAGCTTCACGTAGTCAACCAGCTCCGCAACCGACTGCGGCTTGAAGTACAACTCGGGAAGAGTCAGTAGAGAGTCTACGCCTATTTCTGAACAGTATCTtgcctgaaaataaatatattaattattaatctaaacatataaatcTATACATATCATTAGTCTATATAcatatgaggagatccgcaggagaaccaaggtcactgacatcatcatcatgatcaacccatcgccggctcactacagagcacgggtctcctctcagagtgagaagggttttggccatagtctaccacgctggccaagtgcggattggcagacttcacataactttttttttttattgaatggtttactagcgattttaacataaaacttactaactataataaatacataggtttttctatcatgcacaactatgttaaatcttttaaaagtaaacactgcatgcaaattccgtacagatatATCAGAGTTACAAAGGAGATAACAATTTAAGTGAAGATTCCATACAGTTTGTCTATAGGTATGGTataactttgagaacattatggagaactctcaggcatgcaggtttcctcacgatgttttccttcaccattaaagcaagtgatatttaattaattaaaacgcacataactccgaaaagttagagtgaTCAAAGTTCGaaccctgacctcccgaatagggaGCGGACGTCTtatccactaggctaccacagcttttttatcACTTTTAACACTtcggtcactgacatagcccaaactattagcaagctgaagtggcagtgggcaggtcatgcgtGTCGTAGAGGCGCTGGCcattggagccggaaagtccttgagtggagaccgcgtttaagcaagcgtagtgtgggacgccctccagcacgatggactgaCGATACAAAGAGGCAgtcgggaagtggctggatgaggaaggcgagGACCGGGTgcggtggcgctctttagggaaggcctatgcccaacagtggacgtccacaggctgatgatgatgatgatgatgatacatataCAACGAAAAGCtgacacagctcaaagtactgaacatatcgggccgaaatttgggaatgacgtaggtatccgctaagaaagaatgtttgaaaatacaatcccttagggcgtttgtgcactcatccgtgattttacggattcgtgaaaaaaaatatgaatcgaatgcacgtatttgtatgacagccacttcgaagaatcacggatacgaaccgaatacggatgattGCAAAACGCCCTTAATGCTacgggcgtttgtgcactcatctgtgaaattacggattccgtaaaaatacgaatcgaatatgTACTCActtacgtatttgtatgacggccacttcgatgATTCACGGAAACggaccgaatacggatgagtgcacaaccGCCCTTATACCGCCTTTATTAATAtgataaataaagaaaatacaaagtcttcatttgactcaaatttaaatataaaaaaatatataagtcttgatttgaataaattcagtataaatttttttacaagtcATGATACTAAAATCATAACGTCTATAAATAAGAACTTTTGGCGGTATTAACGACCAGTCTTGCTCTGTCAGTATTGACGCATTTTTAAATATCGCGCCACGACCGTAAATTTACGAACTACCTAATAAAGTGAATAATCAATAAGTGCTAAAGAAGTAAACGAAATAAAGTCACGCCAAATAACTAATAGTGCTCGAgagaaataaacaatttttggAAATATTTCTATCATTTCATCGAGGAACCTGGCTGCGATTTTACACTTATAATGTTTTAATGTAACTTATATTATATCTCACAGTCCGTCACAATCCTATGTGTCCTACCTGAATTATAATCAAGTGAAAAACAATCAGCAGTGTTTGATTTGGGCCCTTCACTCACCTGGGGGCTGGGGCCCACCGCCAAAGTAGTGAGACTCACCAATTCCAAAACGTCAGGGAGTGGAGCACCTCCAACTTGTACCATTATATGGAGCCAGTGGGATTTTCCCGCTTTTACCCATGCGTCTGCTATCTTCTTCCTATCTGCCACGGAGAGCGACATGCTCTCTCCTGTTGTACCTCCCactgaaacagatttttttttattaaataactagcttcttcttcactctgggctggtttccgcactttaaacgtttccgtctgttgtgcgtgcatcgcccctccccgccgaagtcttcactccagccatccaagctcgctccagaagcctgCTCTAaataacaagcttatgctcgcggcttcgtccgcgtggactacaccaatttcaaccccctatttctcccccctaggggttgaattttcaaaaatcctttcttagcggatgcctacgtcatattagctatctgcatgccaaatttcagcctgatccgtccagtagtttgagctgtgcgttgatagaccagacagtcagtcagtcagtcaccttttccttttatatatttagatagtaaGACCTCAATCCCTTTTACGCTGATGTGGTTATGACGCATAATAATACAGCAATAGCATTCATACGTAAGTGGGAAGAATTCcgctgtacatcgacctttagaaggagatagcagatttgtagagcgttgtctctgtcgttgtatatatatatatatatatacatatatatatatgagtATGAGTGtctcaacgctctacaaagtcgtcGAAATGTTATTCTACCTTTATTCTTCACGTTAGAACCCCCCCCCAAAATACGAGGCAgacttcttaaccactaagTCTATCGCcgcttttattattaatttggcttttttatttatttattcagatacaagttagcccttgactgcaatctcacctggtggtaagtgatgatgcagtctaagatgatagcgggctaacctggaaggggtatggcagtttttattaaacccatacccctttggtttctacacggcatcgtaccggaacgctaaatcgcttggcggcacggctttgccggtagggtggtaaccagccacggccgaagcctcccaccagaccagaccagaaatttagtaattataaaattccaaacccctgccaggaatcgaacccgggacctcccactattaagaccacagcgctcaccactgcgccagggaggtcgtcaaatactTACGCTCTTACGAAATTACTTTAGGCTTTAGGCTtacgaaatttaaattttaactacctatgcctaataaaaaatatgcctataaaaatatacttatgaCGAGGGTGTATTTTTTTTAGTCTCTTACCAAGCACGGCTTTAATCTCTTCATCAGCCAAATACTTAGCATATGCTGGAATAATGTCATAGTTGATGCTTTGGTCGTCGTTCAGTGGTGTAAAGACTGGTGGCACCTGCAGGTCACAGGCGTTGAAGaaaacctaaaaataatatagagcATCTAATTAGCTTAAAAACAACTTACcactaagggcgtttgtgcactctccgttttatttaaaaatacgaatcgaatgaggacgtatttgtatgacggccactttaaagaatcacggatacgaaccgaatacggatgagtgcagaAACGCCGTAACAACCACAGGATACCTAAGTGTGCAACAGAGATGGCAATAGATCATGGATCATAAGTACGTGAAAGAAAGGGAAAAGAAGTTGCACTTGCAGCCTGCAGGACCACATTTTCACGTTGATGCCACAATTTTTCGATCGAAATTTAAAATCTAACTCTTAAGTCTAGCTTAAAACACCCCAGAGCACTACTTATACCTAATCTTGCGTACCTAATgcgtacctaataataattagtgtatCAAGCGaacataaattaatataaacttaGTTGAACCAAATGGTAACCTATGCAGGTACGATAAGTGTTTCTCGTGTTAATGATTCGctgatgaaaaatattatggaaGTACCCACCATGActggaatattttaattaaaataaaattaaggatGTATTTCACTGCGTGGATAGTAAACTTGTTAACTTATCAAGAGTTCAGAGCACTCAGAGTcaaagttttatattttgtatagaCGGCTGTTCCAAAAATAGTTTTGATTAAAATTATCTCCATCACAAATCGATACTCTTTAATTACATTTGAAAATGATCTTTAAATCATGTACACTAAAGTTTAATTTATTCTAAAGATCAACTCTCGGGCTGATAAGTGAATATTTATGATGATAAGCAATAAGAATTTCAatagacttacctacctatttcaaattACTCGTTATACTTGTTACTGTGCTAAGttttataataagaatatatttttgttcTCATTTGATAAATTCgatgaatttaatttaatgaggaagtttcagggcaacgttcgatgaaattttcatagatggcgcggAATATTACcgccactaaagatgaaaaatattacctttttctatattatgatctacgctttaatgtttaggtcgtgttaatcaatgacatagatgaagagtaagagcgtgctctgcaattttccttacatttcttccccacaaaatctgtgaactataatagaagtaattaattaattttgcatccgatttaaatttaaagcatagatcatataggtattatttttcatctttagttgtggtagtatttagcgccatctatgtaaattttatcgaacgttgccctgaattTTCCTCATTGTCGATGACAAGTTTTGCAATCGTTATTAAACTGCAAACATTTCTTTGGTTTGTGATTGTGATCAACTATCGTCTacaccatagagatagtatcaTCAAGGTCTACACCTACTATTATATGccaatcagccccccaattgtgtaagaataaccatttcatggctatcgtaatcgtcaagaaattctgccctttgattggttgattcgctgtttacattttttcacagccaatcaaagggcagaattcttgacgattgcgatagccatgacatggttattcttacacaattggggggctgatttgcaaactttacatttaatgactctaaattttagtgcacactacaaatttaaacagtaggctcgtgactgtgcgctaaaatcacgggttttaccatctaaatattaaattttaaactgtcaaactgcgtctgtccttttacaaatattgactactaaacaatggtaataattgtcgtgttattcatcgttacgtcgtgctatcgctatctcatacgcggttacacagtactttaatctagcttttttactcaatctacggctcagaatcagtaccactgactactaaacaatggtaggtagtaataaaattgtcgtgttattcattgtTACGTCGGGCTATCGCTATCTGGGTCGCAGTTACACAGTAAAGTCCATTTCATCAAGAAGTCCCCCAGACGCAGCGCTGTACTCGCGTGACATAATGGCATTgtaaacaatctttaaaatgcactaagctagttaaaaactcACAAAAATCTACCACAACCAACGAACTTGATAACATCGACGAACGACAACAACGTCGACAATCACCGCCATCATAGTCCGCCGACATCATAGTTCCAAAAATCACCGCGggacttctttcatgaaaaggacTTTACTTTAGCACCACAGTTTAGCACggtaataatatgataatattaccgtgactttagtctagcttttttacaaCGTCTACGTTGGCTATACAATGCCCATTGACAAAGAGTATTAATTATAAACgcgtatattatatttataaaatataaacactAACGTACGTCGGCACCatacacagagtacattatgaTAGCATGGTCGGCACTCGGCATACTCTATGACGTCGCCCGCAGCCCGTGTCGGCCATTGactttacatacatacattcacagagtactttgtaatatatgcATACATTTTACAAACCCAAACAACCAATTAATTAACTGTAATGACTTAAACTGCtgctaattttgattttttactattttaattaaaaataaataagtgccTAGGTACCAATTTTAATTATGCAGTGTTTCGTGGCTGTTTGTAGTAATACGTCAAGAACACATGGCGAATCTCTTGGAATTACTTTTCACAGGTAGGTGCAACCTTAtgataggtatgtaggtaactaGTAACTTTACACCGTAACTaacctcgattgctatctcgacctgctgtaattaaattgttactaagcttacttaattattttcttttcgcTATGTaattgtatataaataaataggtaggtactttgataCCTAGTGTACGCATAAAGCATACACTAAACTTTTACTCttaacaaatatttacaaaaactaCATATTTATGAAAACAATGTTAAATTCACTagtagaaccatgtctcattaacatcgaaatgacgtcatttgagtTTGTACATATTAAGGGTATGGTATGGTAacaggtatacatattaatctatggttttgatgtatatttaaataaaaatataccatcagctcgaaacttcagtctagtgctgacgtcactaaaatggcgcccacgcgcattagcaatttgtgggacttataccggaataattaagtaaaagaatagaatataaatacATACTGATTGTTTAAGTTACATCaaatagtcaaataatttattcaaaataggtaataagtaatttatttttgatgtaatgatattattatagtggtgataatttttatgcgaacttaaaactaaagctacgagggttccaaacatgCAGAtgtgagaagagcccacaacaaacttgcTTCTTGCATCACTTGCATCTTTGCTTATAGCTCCCTTAGGTATAATTCTTTCTTTATTCTTTGTTTTTGCGTTTCACATGTATCCACTTACAAGAATAACATGTTACATGAGGTACATATGAGACCCTTTAAGGGTATAGCCATCTTCACATAGTCtttatccatcatcatcatgatcaacccattaccggctcactacagagcacgggtctcctctccgagtgagaggggttttgtcttccacgctggccatgtgcagattggtagacctcacacacctttgagaacattattaacATACTCtaaggcatgcgggtttcctcacgatgttttccttcaccgttaaagcaagtgatatttaattaattaaaacgcatataacgccgaaaagttaagaggtgcgtgcccgggatcgaacccccgacctccgattagaaggcggacgttctaaccattaggctatcacagcttttctaTAGTATttatacatagtataaaataaagtcgcttcccgctgtctgtctgtttgtatgtatgtatgaacgcgtagatcttttaaactccGCAACAGactttaatgcggttttcaccaatagatagagtgattcaggAGGAAGgtttgtaggtatagtttaagtctcaaataattagagatccctaggaaaattacattagtatctacactgcacccatgcgaagccggggccggTCGCTAGTATACATTATAATTAGCTTATTAGGAACAAGTTCGATTTCGGTTAGAAAAAATTGGTACCTAAACTTCTCAATGCAATTCAATACCGGTTTCATTGTCGTTCAGAATGTCCTATAGagattttcaatttattatacatattatgtattgtactacatatttttttatggaaTAAGTAAGCCTACCCGTGCGAATCAACTAATGGGCTTTGAGTTATTTGTTGTCGATAGCATTTTttcagtaaaattattatttcttctagatatttcttcatcactgcccatattatatatgcaaaagtatgtttgtttgttagtttattagtttgtccttcaatcacgtcgcaacggagcaacggattgatgtgattttttgcatgggtatagttaaagtcctggagagtgacataggctactttttgtctcggaaaagcaaagagttcctacaggatttttaaaaacctaatttcacgcgaacggagtcgccgcaggcatcagctagtttcttatttttttgcagTTGCATCATAATTAAATGTGGTGGAATATGAAAATTAATAATGCAGTCCGGACTTCTATTTTATACGCTaattactactagcttatgttcgcgacttcgtccgcgtggactacataaaattcaaccccctatttcaccccaacAGACgttgattttccaaaaatcctttcttagcggatgcctacgtcataatagctatctgcatgtcagtcagtcaatcagtcaccttttccttttatatatttagataactgtTACAGGTTTCCCACCACACCCAGAGTCCGTGCAGCCTGGCTCCAAGCCCTCGGTAAACAAGGATCTCGCTTACCACGTGGCGCCGTAGTATGCTCACAGCATTTCCTGACCGATGACTTCTGTGAAACAAGGAGTGGGTTGAAGAAAATTCGACTCGGCGCTATTCCTTTTGTGATAAATGACATAGAATCGTCTGATGAAAATCAGAAACCTACAGATGAACACATACAGGCAGAAATAGACATTGTACATGGGGCTCCGGACactgttaaaataaaaactgaacaATCACACAAGTCTATTTTTGCTCTGGATAGTGAGACACTTTTTAAACAGGAACTTTTAGATCAGGAATTTACGGACCAAAATTTTGATAATGTCTACGATGCAAACTTTGATGTGTTTGAGAATGAGGTATATGACAATTATTGTTTAGAAATAAATAACAGTGACAGAAAAAATACTCTATCTGCAAAAAATCCAAGTCCAAGGACAGTGATGCCGGAATCACAAGAAATTGAAATCGACAAagaaacatataaaaaaattgatgatAAGAGTTTGGAAACCCACTCAACTGCACGTAGTGATGAGGCGGGAATGAAAAATGTAACTACATCAAAGGGctgtaatgaaaacaaaaatccaTCGTTTCAATTTATCAGCAGGAATACTAAGAGAAAACTTTTCGTTTGTGATATTTGTCATAGGACTAGTAAAATTAGAAACAATCTAGTTGAGCATATTATGAGAGCTCACACTGGGGAAAAGCCATACTCCTGTGCGCATTGTCAATACAAATGTGTGGATAAAGGGTCCTTAAGGTCTCATCTGAGGACGCACACTGGTGAAAAATCCTTTACATGtaatatttgtaataaaaagtTTGCATACAAATCAGCTTTGGTCACTCATACGAGAATACACACAGGCGAGAAACCCTATGCATGTGAGCTGTGTGACTTCGAAACTGGATCTAACAGTACAATAATTAGACACATGCGATCTCACCTTGTTGAAAAACGTTACCGATGCGATGTGTGTCAAGCTCAATTAAAAACGAAGTCTACTTTAAATAGGCACAAGAGAATTCACACTGGGGTCAAGCCCTTTTCTTGTGACTATTGTGAATATAAAAGTGTAAAGAAATATAACTTAACTCTACACATAAGGAAACACACTGGAGAAAAACCATACTCATGTAAGATTTGTCAGTATAAATTTTCAAGTAAAGA
This genomic stretch from Maniola hyperantus chromosome 18, iAphHyp1.2, whole genome shotgun sequence harbors:
- the LOC117990852 gene encoding N-acetylneuraminate lyase-like; this encodes MPSADHAIIMYSVYGADVFFNACDLQVPPVFTPLNDDQSINYDIIPAYAKYLADEEIKAVLVGGTTGESMSLSVADRKKIADAWVKAGKSHWLHIMVQVGGAPLPDVLELARYCSEIGVDSLLTLPELYFKPQSVAELVDYVKLVADAAPNLPVLYYHIPSFTNVQIHMPSFVLEATQSIPTFKGIKFTSNDLSECAQVLRALKKGQQVFLGSDTLIAPAALLNIRSSIGTTFNLFPRLAQNILETVDTTVLDKVMKLQEKLSLAIEALTIEGRWVPVMKAGMEIVSGLKMGPPALPQTPISEEAKKRIESRLRTLEMII
- the LOC117990849 gene encoding zinc finger protein 271-like, producing MQCFVAVCSNTSRTHGESLGITFHRFPTTPRVRAAWLQALGKQGSRLPRGAVVCSQHFLTDDFCETRSGLKKIRLGAIPFVINDIESSDENQKPTDEHIQAEIDIVHGAPDTVKIKTEQSHKSIFALDSETLFKQELLDQEFTDQNFDNVYDANFDVFENEVYDNYCLEINNSDRKNTLSAKNPSPRTVMPESQEIEIDKETYKKIDDKSLETHSTARSDEAGMKNVTTSKGCNENKNPSFQFISRNTKRKLFVCDICHRTSKIRNNLVEHIMRAHTGEKPYSCAHCQYKCVDKGSLRSHLRTHTGEKSFTCNICNKKFAYKSALVTHTRIHTGEKPYACELCDFETGSNSTIIRHMRSHLVEKRYRCDVCQAQLKTKSTLNRHKRIHTGVKPFSCDYCEYKSVKKYNLTLHIRKHTGEKPYSCKICQYKFSSKDGLSLHMPTHTGERAYACQHCHSKFSRKSALNIHMRVHTGEKPYPCKYCDLRFAQKSYLNIHTRIHTGEKPYCCKHCEYKCSSSSSLHSHMRVHTKHKPYSCQHCPAKFAQKCGLTTHMKIHTGEKPHSCEACDYKSSSKTALKNHIKCVHNKEKPFCCNYCQYKSANKHYLLYHIRTHTGEKPYSCQLCDFKSSNKKSVQIHTRTHTGEKPYRCDVCHHKFATHTSMKRHMTTHTGEKPYTCDMCQNKFTRKNDVRTHIMMAHGGKKPYHCKVCHHEFTTNVVLKKHMLTHTRTESYLCDICQKTFAKKIDIRTHMRTHTF